The Deinococcus radiotolerans genomic sequence GCAGGTGTTCAAAGAGGTGGCTCACGTGCTTCCCCGTGTCGTCCGCCTCCTCATCCGCGCCCACCGCAAAGGGCTCCTGGCCGCGCTGGCCGGCACGGCCGCGCTTGGACTGCTTCCAGCAGGGATTGCCAGCATTGCCAAAGTCATGGTTGACACCCTGGCTGCGGGTGCCGGGCCCACCCTCAACCTCTGGCTGCTCATCGCTGCAGAACTCCTGCTGGTGACCCTGTCTGTGGGCCTCGGGCATGTGCTTGATCTGACCAGGACCTACCTGGGAGAACATGTCCAGCACGTGCTCCGCATGGACGTCAATGAGCACGCCGCTCACCTGGACCTGGCCTTCTTCGAGCAGCCCGAGAACCACGACACCCTGGAAAAGGCCCGCCGGGAGCTTGGGTACCGGCCTGTGCTGCTCACCATGGCTGTCCTGGGCGGCGTTCAGAACCTGGTCACGATCTCCGGCTTTGTCGCGATTGTTCTTGCGTTCCAGCCTTTCCTGCTGCTGGCCCTGGTCATCGCAGCGATTCCGGTGCTGCTCGTGGCGCAGCAGTCCAGCCTCCTCACATTCCGGACCTACGATTTCCTGACCCCTGAGGGGCGGCGAGCCGCGTACGTGGACGAACTGCTCACGCAAGAAGGCGCGGCCAAAGAACTGCGCCTCTTCGGCCTGTCAAGGCGGCTTCTCGCTCAGAGCCGAGCGTATACCCAACACGCGCTGGACGTCCGGCTGCAGGCCGCCCGCCGCAACCTCACCCGGTTCGCCTGGGCAGATCTGTTCTCGGTCGGGCTGCAGTACGTGGCGCTGGCGTTCGTGGTCTACCGCGCGGCGACCGGAAGCATCAGCCTGGGGGATTTCACGCTCCTGATTGCGGCGCTCGCCGCTGTCCGGCAGAACCTGACGCAGGTGGTCTCCAATTTTGGTGACGTTCTCGAACACGCGCTGCTCCTGACTGACCTGGACCGCTTCCTGGGCGTGCGCCCCGTCATTGTCGCTCCAGCAGAGCCGCTGCCCGCCCCT encodes the following:
- a CDS encoding ABC transporter ATP-binding protein — protein: MDEPPTGRPVQVFKEVAHVLPRVVRLLIRAHRKGLLAALAGTAALGLLPAGIASIAKVMVDTLAAGAGPTLNLWLLIAAELLLVTLSVGLGHVLDLTRTYLGEHVQHVLRMDVNEHAAHLDLAFFEQPENHDTLEKARRELGYRPVLLTMAVLGGVQNLVTISGFVAIVLAFQPFLLLALVIAAIPVLLVAQQSSLLTFRTYDFLTPEGRRAAYVDELLTQEGAAKELRLFGLSRRLLAQSRAYTQHALDVRLQAARRNLTRFAWADLFSVGLQYVALAFVVYRAATGSISLGDFTLLIAALAAVRQNLTQVVSNFGDVLEHALLLTDLDRFLGVRPVIVAPAEPLPAPVTVHRSLRFERASFTYPGATRAVFTDFNLELRAGEATALVGVNGAGKTTLVKLLTRLYDPGSGRITLDGTDIRSYDPEHYRELFGVILQDFTRYQFSAEENVVLARPNDPADPLKLGEAAQRAGLTPLVNALPEGWGTFLGRQFQHRGQELSGGQWQKVALARALYRDAPILILDEPTAALDAEAEAELFKRYRELTQDRLSLLITHRFNTVRFADRIVVIEEGQILEDGTHAALMALRGRYHDMFTAQAQAYDVTSSAAEMSSQLETAHPSGGGAS